From Streptomyces sp. NBC_00775, one genomic window encodes:
- a CDS encoding ATP-binding protein gives MPEIAPKALADFPLDPPDADWEYSLRIPHSPLGPGIVRAHVRAVLSRYRVPEVVLDSVELVASELVTNSLACTWDPVGVRLGREGGRLRLSVWDSNPFPPRESPGTVADLDAESGRGLWLLRECADDWGHYRMLNGRRMSGGKEVWAEWRASCG, from the coding sequence ATGCCCGAAATCGCTCCGAAGGCTCTTGCCGACTTCCCGCTCGACCCTCCCGACGCCGACTGGGAGTACTCCCTCCGGATTCCCCACTCGCCCCTCGGCCCCGGCATCGTCCGCGCCCACGTGCGTGCCGTACTCAGCCGGTACCGCGTACCCGAGGTCGTCCTGGACAGCGTCGAACTCGTCGCCTCCGAGCTGGTCACCAACTCCCTTGCCTGTACGTGGGATCCGGTGGGAGTACGGCTCGGGCGTGAGGGCGGACGGTTACGGCTCAGCGTGTGGGACAGCAATCCGTTTCCGCCGAGGGAGAGTCCGGGGACGGTGGCGGACCTCGACGCCGAGAGTGGGCGTGGGCTCTGGCTGTTGCGGGAGTGCGCCGATGACTGGGGCCACTACCGGATGCTCAACGGGCGTCGCATGAGCGGCGGGAAGGAGGTGTGGGCGGAGTGGCGGGCTTCGTGCGGGTGA
- a CDS encoding helix-turn-helix domain-containing protein, whose product MPPRPTASVRQQRIGAELRKLREQAGLTSREAGELLSVNAARISSIEAGRFGVSVDRVRMFAHSYGCSDEPYIEALAAMTAGRGRNWWDEYRETLPAGLLDLAELEHHATAVRTAQVAHIPGLFQTVDYARLIFRQSIPELSPPEIEYRVTHRIKRQGILFSDSPTPYTAIIHEAALRMRFGGREVTREQLKHVAEMSERDQVTVLVIPYEAGVFPGAGQSVLYAEGPIPRLDSVQLDAEHGSVFLYADLQLEKYRTFMAHFEAVALKESASRDLIREILNDL is encoded by the coding sequence ATGCCGCCAAGGCCAACAGCGTCGGTACGACAGCAGCGCATCGGCGCTGAGCTGCGCAAACTGCGCGAGCAAGCAGGCCTTACCTCCCGTGAGGCTGGCGAGTTGCTCAGCGTCAACGCGGCGCGCATCAGCTCCATCGAGGCCGGACGCTTCGGCGTCAGCGTGGACCGCGTCCGCATGTTCGCGCACAGCTACGGCTGCTCGGACGAGCCGTACATCGAGGCGCTCGCGGCCATGACCGCAGGGCGCGGGCGCAACTGGTGGGACGAGTACCGCGAGACGCTGCCCGCCGGACTACTCGACCTCGCTGAGCTGGAACACCACGCGACAGCGGTCCGCACCGCCCAAGTCGCGCACATCCCCGGGCTGTTCCAAACGGTCGACTACGCCCGCCTGATCTTCCGGCAGTCCATCCCCGAGCTGTCCCCACCGGAAATCGAGTACCGCGTCACTCACCGCATCAAGCGGCAGGGCATCCTCTTCTCGGACAGCCCGACCCCGTACACGGCGATCATCCACGAGGCCGCCCTGCGGATGCGCTTCGGCGGCCGCGAGGTAACCCGCGAGCAGCTGAAGCACGTTGCCGAGATGAGCGAGCGAGATCAGGTGACCGTTCTCGTCATCCCGTACGAGGCCGGCGTCTTCCCCGGCGCCGGGCAGAGCGTCCTGTATGCGGAGGGCCCGATCCCCCGGCTGGACAGCGTGCAGCTCGACGCCGAACATGGGTCCGTATTCCTCTATGCGGACCTCCAACTGGAGAAATACCGCACGTTCATGGCCCACTTCGAAGCGGTGGCCCTAAAGGAGTCCGCCTCCCGAGACCTGATCCGCGAGATCCTCAACGACCTCTGA
- a CDS encoding DUF397 domain-containing protein — protein sequence MHTLHWQKSSYSSEGNNCLELASTPDGTIHLRESDTPTTTLTLRATTLNPLLAAAREGIRLPGPGARY from the coding sequence GTGCACACCCTCCACTGGCAGAAGTCGTCCTACAGCAGCGAGGGAAACAACTGCCTCGAACTCGCGTCCACCCCCGACGGAACGATCCATCTCCGCGAATCCGACACCCCAACCACAACCCTCACCCTCCGGGCGACCACCCTCAACCCGCTACTCGCCGCAGCCCGCGAGGGCATACGTCTGCCCGGTCCGGGCGCTCGCTACTAG
- a CDS encoding DUF6188 family protein translates to MIEELEDRWTLGLRGTQVLTVAQESHPSACMVTLAGGVDLTVNGSVHLTRGPVAAPGAAPIQQLDELVGTTVLSAVAFKSGVLRIVFSAGQHMNVRGDKPEVTVRIRKSGEFDHSYKGGVGAMKVVGPSAP, encoded by the coding sequence GTGATCGAAGAGTTGGAGGACCGCTGGACTCTGGGGCTACGGGGAACCCAGGTTTTGACTGTCGCTCAAGAATCGCACCCTTCGGCGTGCATGGTGACCCTCGCTGGCGGGGTGGACCTGACTGTCAACGGGTCAGTGCATCTGACGCGCGGGCCGGTCGCTGCCCCAGGTGCTGCCCCCATCCAGCAATTGGATGAACTGGTGGGTACCACCGTGCTGTCGGCGGTGGCATTCAAGTCTGGCGTACTGCGGATTGTATTCAGCGCGGGGCAGCACATGAATGTTCGGGGAGACAAGCCCGAGGTGACGGTCCGCATTCGAAAGTCGGGCGAATTTGATCATTCATACAAGGGGGGCGTTGGTGCCATGAAAGTCGTCGGCCCTAGCGCTCCATGA
- a CDS encoding NUDIX domain-containing protein, which produces MARTEYYDDPAAPKPNSMVVAASSVVTDDHGRILLQRRRDNDLWALPGGGMDLTDSLPGTAVREVKEETGLDVEITGLVGTYTDPKHIIAYTDGEVRRQFNVCFTARITGGRLEISDESTELRFVPAEEIEQLPMHHTQRLRLQHFLEQREKPYLG; this is translated from the coding sequence GTGGCCCGCACCGAGTACTACGACGACCCAGCCGCACCCAAGCCGAACAGCATGGTCGTCGCCGCCTCCAGCGTCGTCACCGACGACCACGGGCGCATCCTCCTCCAGCGCCGGCGTGACAACGACCTGTGGGCGCTGCCCGGTGGCGGCATGGATCTGACTGACTCCCTACCAGGCACGGCCGTCCGCGAGGTCAAGGAGGAGACCGGCTTGGACGTGGAGATCACGGGCCTGGTCGGCACCTACACCGACCCGAAACACATCATTGCCTACACCGACGGCGAGGTTCGCCGCCAGTTCAATGTCTGCTTCACCGCCCGCATCACCGGCGGCCGACTGGAGATCTCCGACGAGTCCACCGAGCTCCGGTTCGTGCCGGCGGAAGAGATCGAGCAGTTGCCGATGCACCACACCCAACGGCTCAGGCTCCAGCACTTCCTGGAACAGCGCGAGAAGCCGTACCTCGGCTAA
- a CDS encoding Uma2 family endonuclease, with the protein MSAASENGLDDESAYRWPIPPPEGWTADDLDRIPGLPPHTELIDGSLVFVSPQTAFHGRCMRLLENSLLEQAPDHLDVMREMAIKLDTKNRPEPDVLVFLVEANTGPKQTWYKPEDIVLAVEVVSPDSRERDREVKPRKYAAAGVEHFWRVEEDDDKGLPVVYVYELDPATKSYGLTGIFHDRLKVTVPFEIEIDLTAINRRRGGSEPA; encoded by the coding sequence ATGAGCGCCGCATCCGAGAACGGCCTCGACGACGAGTCGGCGTACCGCTGGCCGATCCCGCCCCCCGAGGGCTGGACCGCGGACGACCTAGACCGGATTCCGGGCCTCCCGCCGCACACGGAGTTGATCGACGGGAGTCTCGTTTTCGTGAGTCCGCAGACCGCCTTCCACGGACGTTGCATGCGTCTGCTGGAGAACAGTCTTCTGGAGCAGGCCCCTGACCATCTTGATGTCATGCGGGAGATGGCGATCAAGTTGGACACCAAGAATCGGCCCGAGCCGGACGTCTTGGTCTTCCTGGTGGAGGCGAACACGGGGCCGAAGCAAACCTGGTACAAGCCAGAGGACATCGTCCTCGCTGTCGAAGTAGTCTCACCCGACTCCCGCGAACGCGACCGAGAAGTCAAACCGCGCAAGTACGCCGCCGCCGGAGTCGAACACTTCTGGAGGGTGGAGGAGGACGACGACAAGGGCCTCCCCGTCGTCTACGTCTACGAACTCGACCCGGCCACCAAGTCGTACGGCCTCACGGGCATCTTCCACGACCGCCTCAAGGTCACCGTCCCCTTCGAGATCGAGATCGACCTGACGGCCATCAATCGGCGGCGCGGCGGTTCAGAACCCGCGTAG
- a CDS encoding VOC family protein, with protein MSDDVSYELLGFDNVLLPVGDLNEGVTFYERAGFPVAFRLDEAGIALLKVGKETPGVLLRLDEELSHRPPPWASPRVWLEVRDARAAADALAAVGVQPLDEPFPVATGWTVEIADPWGNVIGLTDYSKRPELGRAARA; from the coding sequence ATGTCAGATGACGTGTCATACGAGCTGCTCGGCTTCGACAACGTGCTCCTGCCCGTCGGGGACCTCAACGAGGGCGTGACCTTCTACGAGCGGGCCGGCTTCCCCGTGGCGTTCCGGCTCGACGAGGCCGGGATCGCCCTGTTGAAGGTGGGCAAGGAGACGCCCGGCGTGCTGTTGCGGCTGGACGAGGAGTTGAGTCACCGGCCGCCGCCGTGGGCCTCGCCGCGGGTGTGGCTGGAGGTGCGGGACGCGCGGGCCGCGGCGGACGCCCTCGCCGCGGTGGGCGTTCAGCCTCTCGATGAACCCTTCCCCGTCGCCACCGGGTGGACCGTCGAGATCGCCGACCCCTGGGGCAACGTCATCGGCCTCACCGACTACAGCAAGCGACCCGAACTGGGCCGCGCCGCACGGGCGTAG
- a CDS encoding thiol-disulfide oxidoreductase DCC family protein, whose protein sequence is MAGAAATRDRDAVRVPVLGLTVLYDAQCSLCTFLRGWLAKQPQLVPLRLVPAGSDEARALFPSLDHRATLEDITVVGDGGQVYRGAAAWVVTLWALREHRPLAHRLSTPAGARFAKGAMLTAAKWRETQSREGWGGGVYQRGDGWVYDPSSGWTYQPPACDSGTCSTR, encoded by the coding sequence GTGGCCGGCGCCGCAGCCACCCGGGACCGGGACGCCGTGCGCGTCCCGGTCCTCGGGCTCACCGTGCTCTACGACGCGCAGTGCTCGCTGTGCACCTTCCTGCGGGGCTGGCTCGCGAAGCAGCCGCAACTGGTGCCGCTCCGGCTGGTACCCGCCGGGTCCGACGAAGCGCGGGCGCTCTTTCCCTCGCTCGATCACCGGGCCACCCTCGAGGACATCACCGTCGTGGGGGACGGAGGGCAGGTCTACCGCGGGGCCGCCGCCTGGGTCGTCACCCTCTGGGCGTTGCGCGAACACCGGCCGCTCGCCCATCGGCTGAGCACCCCGGCCGGCGCACGTTTCGCGAAGGGCGCCATGCTCACCGCGGCCAAGTGGCGCGAGACCCAGTCCCGCGAGGGCTGGGGCGGGGGCGTCTATCAGCGGGGCGACGGCTGGGTCTACGACCCGAGCTCGGGATGGACGTACCAACCTCCTGCCTGCGACAGCGGCACCTGCTCCACTCGTTAG
- a CDS encoding TetR/AcrR family transcriptional regulator: MPAPKDSPAHHSRAQDGPAPDGPGPDGPGQDSPGQDSPATAPAKSPAKSEQTRALILETALRLFQERGYDKTTMRAIAQEAGVSVGNAYYYFAGKEHLIQGFYDRLATEHQLAIREVLDRETDLEARLGGVLKVWLDIATPYHEFAVQFFKNAADPDSPLSPFSAESEHARVEAISVHREVLAGAKTKVPEELRDTLPELMWLSQMGLVLYWIFDRTEGRERSYRLAERGARLTARGVSLARFRVLRPLVHEVHELFTDFLPGMTNALPDPAKKATTAKTAKTVKTAKTAKTAKKKA; encoded by the coding sequence GTGCCAGCACCGAAAGACAGTCCCGCTCACCACAGCCGCGCTCAGGACGGTCCCGCCCCGGACGGCCCCGGCCCGGACGGTCCCGGTCAGGACAGTCCGGGCCAGGACAGTCCCGCTACGGCCCCCGCCAAGAGCCCGGCCAAGAGCGAGCAGACCCGGGCCCTGATCCTGGAGACGGCGCTCCGGCTGTTCCAGGAGCGGGGCTACGACAAGACGACCATGCGGGCCATCGCCCAGGAGGCCGGGGTCTCCGTCGGCAACGCGTACTACTACTTCGCCGGCAAGGAGCACCTGATCCAGGGCTTCTACGACCGGCTCGCCACCGAGCACCAGCTGGCGATCCGGGAGGTACTGGACCGCGAGACGGACCTGGAGGCCCGGCTGGGCGGGGTGCTGAAGGTGTGGCTGGACATCGCCACGCCGTACCACGAGTTCGCGGTGCAGTTCTTCAAGAACGCCGCCGACCCGGACAGCCCGCTCAGCCCCTTCTCCGCCGAGTCGGAGCACGCGCGCGTGGAGGCCATCAGCGTCCACCGGGAGGTGCTGGCGGGGGCGAAGACCAAGGTGCCCGAGGAACTCCGGGACACGCTGCCCGAGTTGATGTGGCTCTCGCAGATGGGCCTCGTCCTGTACTGGATCTTCGACCGGACCGAGGGGCGCGAGCGCAGCTACCGGCTCGCCGAGCGCGGCGCACGCCTCACCGCGCGCGGCGTCTCCCTCGCCCGCTTCCGTGTCCTGCGGCCCCTGGTCCACGAGGTGCACGAGCTGTTCACGGACTTCCTGCCGGGGATGACGAACGCTCTGCCCGACCCGGCGAAGAAGGCCACGACCGCCAAGACCGCCAAGACCGTTAAAACCGCCAAGACGGCCAAGACGGCCAAGAAGAAGGCTTAG